The Apostichopus japonicus isolate 1M-3 chromosome 20, ASM3797524v1, whole genome shotgun sequence nucleotide sequence TCGAATAACGTGAATCTGCAGGGTTAAAACTGGAATACGGTTAGCCTATTACAGGTAACGTAGTAACATGAATATCTACATTATCACCCCTGCCAAAAGTGGAATCAcccatatatatttttgatcatACTTGCATTTTAGACTGGGACTTGTACAAAGTCCGTAGTCGTACTCGTATTTTATCACATACTGTTTCCGTACATGGTACTCGCCGTCATGTATTTGTACTCATATACTCATATCAGTTCGAAAATCAAGCATATACAGGGCTCTCGTGCTAAAACATTGTACTCGTttactcgtactcataccaaggggaattcgtaccccccccccccccgcccacccaccCTCGTGTTCCAGCCACACACAAATATGTAATGGTAATTACCCACAACCTTCGGCGTGTAGAGTTATTTACAGACCGTAAATATATGCCTGAGAGAACATCACTTCACGTGTagagttttattttatttttgtctgcATGGGGAGGACCGCCCTAGAAGCCACTGCATGACAGCTTCGACGACAGCAGGGACACACCTCCTCCTTTTAATATCCTGGATCCGCCCTTgtataacatatcaaatttcAATTAACACGTAAAGTCATCCTATTGAAAGACCATTACATTTTCGATAGATCCATGAGTTTTACATATAGACTTCTACAACTGACACAACACCGTTGTGATCAAAGTCAGAGTCCCGAGGAAAAAGGACCGACGTTTGGAATGCGGTCCAGTTATGACTGGTGTTTCGAGAAATGGTCCATATATGGTACATGAATTGACGTCAAACTGTGTTTAATCTTCACCATATACGCGTCAATTCCTTCCTTCTAGCAAACTCATGCCAAATTGAGTCTTGATTGTAAAGCGGTGTTTGTCCTAGCAATAactgtacatttatatatatacacacacataccctaaccactaggctatggacgctgattgtatgtccagaggttcgaaactggtaaggaaggtcgtaattccactgaaTTTGTATAATTGAGATCGTAATGAggtggaaatatatatatatataattgagatCGTAATGAGGTgggaaaaaaagtatatatagatatatatatagatatagataaacAACTTTCCGGTCACCATTCGGGAATACAAATTATACTGCATCGACTTATTTACGACCCAACATTCGAAGCCTGCATGCGACGCCAAGTGATCGATCTTTGCAATGTTTCTTTGATTGAAATGGTTGCTGCATGGATTTTGGATTTCTCATGTTATCGCATTCTTGCCGACTGCAGCATGCATAACACTGTTCACCCGGATGGTACAAACTATTCGTTCATAACAGAGTATCTCGGTCTCTCTTCAACAGATCTCGTTATGTTCTCGGAGATGAGGAAAAGGCAGGATTTTTGAGTTTTCTGAAAAAAAGAATCAAGCCACAATCACTTCCAGATTCACACTGGCGAGATGCGTTGCCTTGGGATGTGGACCCCAAGCGATTCTTACCGAACTATTTTACTTACATGGATCTTATGGAAGAAAACGACAAACGCATTTACGCGCGGAGTAATATTGCGTACGTTCACGTCCCGAGATCCGCTGGTACTACTATCAACACTTGTTTATTTACGATGGTTCAAAATACGAAAACATTCGACAATCAGGTCATGCTGGTGAATGAACATAACATTGAGTTTGCTCAACGTGACCTTCAAGGAAAGGGAGTAGATCAAAAGATTGTTCTTTCTGGTGAATTTGCGTTTGGAGCCTGTGATTTCATGAAAAATCGATCATGCTCATACGTCTTGCTCATGCGCGATCCCTACGAACGAGTTATTTCAAGTTACGCGTTTTGTCAAAAGCACGACGATGACTCAAGCGATTTTTACTGTCCGCTTCGTACCAAAGGTTTGTCTGTAGTCGAATGGGCGATAATAGAGGGCAGTCCTGTATTTCGACAACTGATAGCTCATCCATCGAATTGCGGAGATAAATTTGAGAACCATTTCGATTTTGAGAAAATGATCGACGCACCGAGTGATATCTTGAAGACAGGTAAATATCCGTGTTGGATGAAACTCAAAGCTTTCATTGAGCACCAGTTGACAGCAGATCAAATCCTTCAATTAGCGGAATATGTTGCTAACAATATCGAGTATTGGTTCGCCGCTGTTGGAACATTAGATCGGATTGATACGCTGCTACAAACAATGCAAGATATGTACTATATGCCACTTCATAATATCTGCAAGGATGTACATCGAGCTAACAACAGCAACATTAGCAACCAACAAAGAGAAATTTATCGAAAAGAGTTGAAAGAAGATCCTCGGGTGGCAGAAGCACTCAAAGAAGATTTGCTTCTTTATGCCAGGGTACAAGAAGTTACAATTCTTCAAGGGAGGAATCATTATGAACACTTTCACGCTGGCAACGTTGTTCACCATAAGGCCGATTCCtagtacccccctccccccccccctcccctcatatCTAAAAAGAAGGATATTCCACAGGCAGCGGTTAACTTTtttctatacatatatgttttttttgtaattttctgaacattttgcaCCACCAAACACATTGTATGTTGGTGTAACAGCACGTTTTACATGAAATATATCTTTAAGTTTGTCTTCATCTTCCTTGTGTACCTGTCAACTACATCATTATATAAACGTAGATAGAACGGACCTCgtgttattaaaattattttggaGTGGATGACGAGGAAAACATTCTGAACGTGCTGGTGATATTTGCATTTAATTCCTATATGTACCGTTTTCGAGACCAGAGCATTATTTCAACTTGACATGTTTTGTACCAACCGTGAACCGTGAGGTTTCCATGTCATATAGATGCAGATGGAATACATTTCTTTTATGCTTTCCTCAATCAAATCTACATCCACCTTTTCTACTGCAAAATTGAGACACATCTCAATATGAGTGTGAGTGTCAATATTGGTATATCTCAATATTGGTATATTGTTAACTTCAAATCCCCTCAGATAGTGTTGGAGCCCTATCCCATTCAAGGTCAAAACAGTAAAGTGAAAACTGAAGGGAAAACCAATCATTATTTTGCTGCAACTATTACGTCACAccctgtttgcttcaagatCACTTACTGTGCAAAAGTGTGACAAAGttcaattatcaatatctgAAAAGCTTCTGACGAAGATAATATTATTTCTTACAAACAAAATGTGCACAGTGAAAAACCTTTGATGCGGAGATAACATTGATTATGCGTAACGCAAAACTTTCAAAGAgataatatatttatacaacacctaattatattctggttatttgattggtcaaatgctcgttgattgcatgcaaaatccgctctatcccactctatgaaatagaaccatgggttatactttttttggtagaacttttttcaatggtaagagagcagagaaacctgtctgttcaaaacaatctgttgcatgagtgcattttacccatcttaatataatatgttgtataaaacaaataatgaatggtttccattcgtgcaatagtgcaaatatttcattcgttgaaacatgttatttgttccattcaactcggctgcgcctcgttgaatggaacattcaaTCTTTCAACTCTaaaaaatatttgcactattgcactcataaccattcattatttgtataccacattacaaaataaatgaacaatatgaacatacaatatataagaAGAAAATTGAAGCTTTTAATGAAAGTTAATCGTCCCATGATGACGTGACATTCTAAAAGAATATTAGCAACATATTTCAGACCGTATTTATTGTAATAATTCTAAAAAACATATTGGCCTAAATGTATGACAACACACATAATGTCAATGTATTCTTTCAACTATGTAAtgattaaacattttaataatgtttttaaGGGGGAACCAAATTATTTTTGTGgtgttatttaattttatattcttaTTAATCGTATACTCAAAAGAGAAATGTGTTTATGgcataaattaataaaatagaaaaggaaaacaaacaaacaataaaattatAAGGAGCGATTGAACAAACATAATTTTTGAAACAGAAATGTAATTTGTGTTAACATTAATTTCTTACGTTTTGCGTTCCTTATTTTATTGCTTCTCGTATACAAATAACTAGCATTACCCAGTTATGTATAGAATTTGTGAAAAAGTAgtgaaaaataaagaatgtgCACCACTTTAAATTGTCTCTTGCCTGCATATTATTAATGGAGGGTAAAAATGTAAGCGATTCCAAGAAGAAACAAgaggcgggggtgggggtgaatCGGGTAGGGGGAGGTGAAGGAAAGAATGATATCACGATTTATAACATATGTACCTCTGGAGGGTAACAGCTGTGTGGAGTGGCAAAACTGTCCAGATATGTTATAATGAATGTATTTCTCGTTactgtttgtttacattattttcaatattgtgCTTTGCGTTAGTTCTCTAGTTActaacaaaaaaaatgaatgataatATCATCCAATGAAATGTcggaataagaaacatttttatCGTCATACTTaacacaactttttttttctgttttcatttctaTAGGAAATCAAAATCGAAGAAACATCGTCTCAAAGTACAAAGGGAACGAATGAACTCTGCACAACAGTCGAGCGATCCACACAAGTCATTATCTGTTAACGCATGGAAACAAGCTTTCCCTTGGGATGTTAAGCCTAATCGGTATTTACCTAACTACTACACTTATGCCAGATATATCAATGTGACGGAGAAGTTGCTATATCGTCGAGGTAACATTGTTTACGTTCATGTTCCAAAGTCCGGCGGGACAACCATGGGCAAATGTTTCACCGCCGCCGTTAAAAAGTTGAAGCGATACCAGCCAAATTATTACGGGCCGATCGGCGAAAACGGAATCGATGCGGTTTTGAAAAATCACAAGAAATCAAATTCGACAAAGGCCGCCATTTTCAGTGGAGAATATGCCTTTGGACTTTGTGAGAAATTATCCGCCTCGAAACCTTGCTCGTACTTCTTAATGTTACGAGAGCCTTATAGCAGGTTAGTATCGAGTTATCTATTCTGCAAGCGACATAGCAACGACGGTAACAAATTCTTCTGCGCTTTGAACGTAAACAACATGACGATCGTGGAATGGGCGTTGCTACAACGTAGTTTCCTCTTCAGACAACTACTGATGCACGAAGATCTGTGCACGGGAACTTACGACGATGAATATAACTTCGAGGACCTTTTAAACATACCGAAAGGGCTGGTAAAGGATAAAATACCATGTTGGTTGAAACTACAGGCTCTTATTGACTCCACTATGACCAAGGATGAAAGAATGGCCGCGGCTGTCTATCTTGCAGACAGTTTGGAACAATGGTTCGCGGGGGTTGGTATCCTAGAAGAAATGGATGAAACACTAGAGGCGCTTAACATAGTCTATGGCCTACCTGTGTACCCGGCGTGTACGAGAATGCACGCCAACAAAGCGCCCTCGAAAAACAAGAAATCAGACGATGCACTGAAGCAACGTTACATGGCGCAATTGAAGGCCAGTCCGATGGTAAAGGATGCCCTCTATGAGGACGTTCTTTTGTACCAAAGGGTGAAAGAGATTACCAAATCCCAGAGAGCGGAGAGAAAATACGTGTTAATGGGTGAATGAGAGTCTAGAGAAACATATCGaaaggaggagggggaagggaggggggaagtGTTTAAAAGTGGTAAGCCTAACTTTAATGAAAGGTTGATTGCCAATATGCCATTGACAACTCAAACTGATGTTGGGTGGCCATCCAGCCAGTGGTGTACGATACTTTAAGCTAGATATGCGGAAACGAGACGGGCAGGTGTGTGCTATATGTAGCTGTGATAGCTAAAATACAATATTGTTACACAAAAAAGATTAGAAACACAGATGTCATCTCCAAAAGCATTGCCTGATTTTTACTGCCTTTTACGAAATATTTCAACTTACTGCTTTCATccgttttattttaataaaaggggaaaaaaagagtaaaaagaaTACCGTGAAACCGCATAGTTTGAATAGCCCTAACAGGATGGAATTAAGATGATTTGATATTATGACCTAAAGTTCGGTATAACTAACTCCTCTTCGAATTGCCTTTGTAAACTGGATGGGTGGGAATGTCAAATGAGACTGGCTTCAACCCATGGTCCAGGCCTGCTAGGTATACAGCACAACGCTATACATAATACAACGCTGTATAAAAGTATATACATGTAGGCATACATCAAATTACGAAATATACATGCGGCGCCAATCCTTGAACTAGgtcaataacaatttttttttattgttaaaacaaatgtaaataaCTTGAAATGGTGGTTTTACTCTAACATCCAATTTTATGACGGTCTTTTTGTCCTTGGAATAACTCGGGGTGAATGGGCTCATTACTACAGATAGGACCTACTGGTTTCAACTTAAATTGCATATGCCGATATTTTAGTTGCATAAGCAGGCGCgaagccaaggggggggggcgaagggggcagcatccccccttgagcatattttttaaatttttctttaatgtttttatgatatcgctagtattttcaaaagagaaaatgctaggaagcaacttacaaggcctgggaagtgccatttccagcgatctgggaggcattttcagccaaaaatttcttgtacgcttcgcgccaatcatggtggcccTACGCTtaaatagtttgcaatgccgaatctacagtttcgcccctcccttggcaaattcctggctacgcgcctgtgcaTAAGTGATATGTACAGCAAATCTTCACTGGTTACGGATTATGTTACATGTTGGCTATATATGTATtagatataaataaaattaattaaccTTCTActtatttgatttcattttttgaaTTATATAGTAATCAAGTTAATTGTTCGGTCCATGGGTGAAGTATAGTAAGTTGGCAATAAAAATGAGCGGTTACAGTTGACTTTTTCTTCCTTCCtactatttaagaaaaaaacgGTAGTGGGGTAAAGGTAGTAGGGGAGGGTAAGACAGGGTAATGTTCGAGAGTCTATACCTTCCTCCATCCTCCCAAACACACATACGCGAtactttttgtgtttttgctaACCGGTGAGCCAAGAAGATAAATGACCCCTGACACAGCCACGTGACAACCATATCATTCTTAATAACGTATCGTAGGCTTTATATGAAAAAAGCCACTGGGCAGAAacgaagagaaaaataaatctgCAAAACAACTTTCGCCACATAGTTCTAGTTCGATATGGTATATGTGCACTGTATGCTACGATTGGCAGGTGAGTCTTATGGCAGTAGTCGCCTTTCCTACGCCTAAAGAATTGCCCCAATCAACCCACCTTCGACTAAAACAATAGATGCACTAATTCCATCACATTGTTGTAAACTAGCTCCATCCCTATCCCTAGAAAATTTCACCACCCCCCTCAACCCTCCTTCGGTTACAACATATGCACTATTTACCTAATATTGCTGGAAACTAGCACAACCCCACCCCTaaaggaaccccccccccctcattcaGTGTTGGGTTAGTATTCATCACCGTCTACACCTGACAAGATTGGAATGACTCTACATTTGAGTCGTCAGCCAGTGTCTGAAATCAGACTACTTTGCAGAATTAGATCATACATCACCAACTGTGGTAACCAGTAGAACGTTGGTGGGAGGTAGGTTGACAATAAACTGTATAGTTTAGTATTTTCTCAGGGGTTAGGAAACCGACAGAAACTCATTTGCAGAAACCCTATACATGTGATGATCTGTTGATGATCATTGACTTATTTCATGCCTAAGCTGCTCCATATTCTTTCAGAGAATTACCAGGGCAGGCTTTTAATAATTCTGGTCCCAAGACCCTCGCTGAACATTCCCCATCCGACAGACAAGAGTTATCTCAGCATCAGAACACTCCCTCAGTACTAAACGCAATGTGACCCCATTTCATCCTCATGACAGTTCAGCCGTGGTCGTTTCAAAATCATTGAACGAACCGAACCAAACCCAATCTCCCCAACCAGAAATACCAGATCCATGGTAGACTCCACTAAACAACGTGGTATAGagatattttctgaatttgTCAACAGAATCTTGTTCCTAATGGGGTTTTGAACCTAAAACCTACTGATCTGGGGCAGACTATGCCACACCTCACCTTCAACACAACCAGGTAAGGGAAATATGATGGTTCTGTTGTAGTCCAAACAGTCACTATGGGAGATAAGGAATAGGGTAACACAAATAAACTTCAACCCAAGCAGACAAACACCATCAAGAgtgtggggggaaaaaaaaaggatgaagATATGTTTTCACATTAATAGCATTTCCTTTTATTAACCTTAAAAAGCTGCATTGACAAAATTAAGTTTGGaaattcattgttttctttttacagcatttgttaataaataacaaaacattgGATGAtgatattttgcacaactttcCCTTAGTCTTACTTACTTTTACTACTGATGACCACCGACatcaatgaaaaaaacaaaagaagaagaatccGCTAATTGTTTCAACTATGGACAGAAGAGACAAAGAAAGACCAATAACAGTTCACTCCCTAATGAGTTCTAATTATAAAAGTATAGCATAGTTAGCAAAGCTGTTGAGATTTGTGGTTCAAGTCATCTTTAGTGGTGAGTTTTTCAAAATTAACTCTCAAGGAGAGGAGaggaattggggggggggtgtgcaaAAGTATAAAATGGAGAAACAAATGCTCCCCTaattattaataaacaaaacgGCTAAATTTATTGGgcataaaaataaaagatttgGACTCTTGATACAAGAACCTTGCACATACCTTTAAAAAACCATTACATTTCCCCGGGCCCCTCATTGACCTCTGGTCCATGGCTGTATCCCCCACCTGTGACATCCCCCTGCATCAGGCCTGAACCCCTGGGATTTATCAGATCGAGTCtttctttctctcctccttCAATGAGATACCATCGTAAATAGTTTAGAAAAGATATACCATCCTAAATAGTTTAGAAAAGTCACAGATGTCAAGTATCACATCAGCAAAAATGTGACAGTAAAACCCCCAAAATTATCTCTGGCACTGAATGTATGAAATTCTGTTCCATTGCTTGCCTCAATTTATCTGACCTAACAAGGaaggaaatatttcatatgcacGCTTGAAATTTTTAACTTCTGCTTCACTCATGACATTGGAAATAAATATGCCTCACATTTTTGCAAAAACGCTTAAAATGTtaagaattgataaaacaaagcAGACATCTCTGATGGCACCTTcttaaataacaataaaaaaaaagatggacCTTTTCTGCTCAAGTCTCATAAAATAGACAGTTTCATCAAGTTGGTAGACACCTAAAAATTGCTCATCTCTCAGCCGTCATTTTTTTACCGCCTTTTAAAGGCTGGGCAGATTTTACCACTTGTTTTCAAATGCATGTAGATGGGTGAAAAAGTACTAATGGAActgctagtatatatatatagcagtttcTCTGTACACACAGTCATTAGGTTTTGATGTTTTCTTCTTAGGCCTGTTAACACAAGACCACCAGAACGGTTTTGATCCCGCGGGGTTCTATGTTGAATTTGTAATGTTAACGTGGATCAGACCACATgatttaaaacttgaaaactaaGCAAGTTATCATGGGAGGCTATGACTCTGCATTCTATgttaaatatgtaataaaagCACAGTTCGGGGTTGACCCGGGACCATCAGTGACCTCTGACTTTATTTCTTGTTAGCCTTCTCCTCGGCTTAGTTGTCATCATGAGTTAAATTTGACACATTTGTAATAGGAGTAGCGACCTTGCACATCACACGGCTGGTGCTTTTTTGGTGCCTCTGTTTGTAGTGGAGAGACCATACTGTCCAAAACCACTACAAATGGACTGTTGTGATAAGCTTTTGTTGCAATAAACTGTCCCTTTCAAATGATAAATTCATCACCATACATTATGCATTTATGCAATACTTATCATGCATATATGCAATgccatatattatgtatatatatatgcaatataccAAACTAAGAAACCCAAACGCTAAGACCGGTTTTTGACATTGTATCCCCTCCCTGGTGAATGGAGATAGGATTCCATGGACATGTTCAAAGAGCAATGTATGGTGCAAATGCAACATTTGATACATAGTAAAAGCATTGAAATGAATATAAACTTAACGCTTACATTCTGGGAAAGTTTTGAACCGGTCTAGAAAACGTGTGATATCACTACATGATTAACTGCTAGTAATGAATACATACACCATTCTTCATTAATAAAAACTTGATCCagaaaaaatctttaaaaaacaatttaaaataaattcttCAGTTCATTTATTCACCTACTGATAGACAGGTCTGTAAATGTgaatttctttaattttcaaatgattttggGCTAAAGTGCATTTAACAACCAACAATTTGCCAATTCTGTCAATAAATATAAAACCAATTTAATTCAACTATGCAAGCTAAATTCTACATCACTTCCCAGGGATCCTACCCACTACTGcacagtacaaaaaaaaaaaaaaaattccttctGACTTTTCAGTGAGCTTAtttatcttttcaattttttttattaatcaaATCCACAGCTGTTAAACAGAATTATTAATTTCCTCGGTTAACGACACCAAATCATATACATCAAGGATGCCACCTCTGAGTATTTTGAATTTCTATTTGTGACTCTCCATCCACAATCAAAGAAAAGCATACACTGGGCAAGACTAGATACAATTCGATTGGAGCATATATACAGATTTCCATTTCACAAATCTTTAGATGTGATTAACCACAAAAAGATACAAAACTATTTACAGAGCTCGACCGTACCCAGCCTGATAAAAACTCTTTGTGGTGGATTACAATTTTACAGACGTTGCTAAAAGAAGAAGAACCCATTCTCTTAGACTAAACGAGACGACCGACTGTCCTAGCCATGACTCCTAACGATGACTCTCTCTACTTACTCCCTCTACTGAGACAACTTTCAACTAACCTTGCTACCATTATTCCACCGATCTACGATCTAAGAGGAGGGAACAGCATTACTTTAAATATCTCGCTCCAATGGACATATAAGATTAATCGAAAAATATACATGTAATcagggggtcggggggggggaggaagggggggaaTTGAGATTTCTGCTACAATTGTAGGGACTTTAACAACAGCAACCTAAATACCCCTGCCATAGTGCTACTTGCTTTTCCAGGTATGCAAGGAATAGAAAGATGATTACCTCAGCCCACTGCTCATCTTACATCTGACATATTACAGTAAGGTACGAGGTAGCCTGTCCCAATAAAGTGTGACCACAACTACAAAACACCTCTGTCAACATTCACCAACACAGGATTTTATACTGTTGTGATTTTGCAAGACTTTTTGTTTTAGTCTAAACCATTTCCATTCAACTGTATCAACAAGGTTTAATACACTATAAGACACTTATCAGCTTTCATGAGTAAAAAGATAAATGAATGGGCGGCTAATGAGACTCTCATTGATACTTCCTTATGACGGTGGTGGAAGAGAAGGTACACCTGCAGGGTGCATGGTAGGTGTAAGCCATACCATCAACAGTGCTCTCTTAATGGCATCGACTCTAAACCCCGGGGGACCAGCAGGGTGCATGGTAGGTGTAAGCTATACCATCCAAACTTCTCTTTTAATATCATCAAATCTTTCCCCAGAGCGATCTGTCTGAAGTCTCCTCTCTCCCCTTCCTTTTTCATCCTGACCTGGCAGATTCATTTACATACAGATATGCTAGACTTTCTCTGATCCATCTCTGATGATCGAGATCCATCCACTTGAACCTCGGGCGAAAGAACCATCACAATTAATTAAAGCTTCCCTCGGCGTCCGCTAACTTGTCCGTTTCTACAAGAGCTCTACATCCCGACCGAGGTGGTGACGGTGATGGTGGCGTTATTGTAATCTGTGGTCTCCATTCGCAGAATGTACGGTATAATGCTATCGATCTGTACATTTCCTATCAGTCCTGCAAAGAATAGTTCCTCCATAATGGACGAGTTCAACAGCCTGATCGTCGGCAGTTTCAGCAAGAGCTTGGAAAACCGATCTGGCGTAAAATCCGGGTACATGCTACTTTCGTACTCTTTCAGTTCCGCCACGGCTTTCTCCTGAAATTTCTCGACTTGCTTTGGATTCGCAATCCCAGGGTGATCTGTTTGACAAAAAACAATAGAACCATACACGTGACTCACTCTCTGTGCAGTAATAACCAAGAACTTCCTTGATCAGTAAAAGTATCTAGTGTGAAAATGTTCACCTCCTAAGAAGGATATGTCGCCACAATAAGCCAAAAGTTTGCCTTTCATACACTAACGCTACACATTCCCCCACACAGCAGATGCTTTCCTGTAACCAAATAGTGCAACTCATAATGTATTCATTTGCTTCACTGACAGCAAATTTCTCTACTCTGAGGGATTTCATCGAGGAATGGTAGGTGGAGAGTTTATATCTTATTCTATCAAATTTtatgaatgggtttaagaatgtaGTAGACAAAAAAGATAAGCT carries:
- the LOC139962126 gene encoding uncharacterized protein isoform X1, translated to MSISRILRPWASTLIFVFIVLILLLAVNYNSGSRYVLGDEEKAGFLSFLKKRIKPQSLPDSHWRDALPWDVDPKRFLPNYFTYMDLMEENDKRIYARSNIAYVHVPRSAGTTINTCLFTMVQNTKTFDNQVMLVNEHNIEFAQRDLQGKGVDQKIVLSGEFAFGACDFMKNRSCSYVLLMRDPYERVISSYAFCQKHDDDSSDFYCPLRTKGLSVVEWAIIEGSPVFRQLIAHPSNCGDKFENHFDFEKMIDAPSDILKTGKYPCWMKLKAFIEHQLTADQILQLAEYVANNIEYWFAAVGTLDRIDTLLQTMQDMYYMPLHNICKDVHRANNSNISNQQREIYRKELKEDPRVAEALKEDLLLYARVQEVTILQGRNHYEHFHAGNVVHHKADS
- the LOC139962126 gene encoding uncharacterized protein isoform X2 yields the protein MSISRILRPWASTLIFVFIVLILLLAVNYNSGKSKSKKHRLKVQRERMNSAQQSSDPHKSLSVNAWKQAFPWDVKPNRYLPNYYTYARYINVTEKLLYRRGNIVYVHVPKSGGTTMGKCFTAAVKKLKRYQPNYYGPIGENGIDAVLKNHKKSNSTKAAIFSGEYAFGLCEKLSASKPCSYFLMLREPYSRLVSSYLFCKRHSNDGNKFFCALNVNNMTIVEWALLQRSFLFRQLLMHEDLCTGTYDDEYNFEDLLNIPKGLVKDKIPCWLKLQALIDSTMTKDERMAAAVYLADSLEQWFAGVGILEEMDETLEALNIVYGLPVYPACTRMHANKAPSKNKKSDDALKQRYMAQLKASPMVKDALYEDVLLYQRVKEITKSQRAERKYVLMGE